The following nucleotide sequence is from Penicillium digitatum chromosome 5, complete sequence.
TGCCGCATGCACGGACATGTGACCTGAATATCCCAAGTTTTTTTGGGTACTTTTATCCGGTCTTTTCTGTTAATGCGGAGTCGCGTATGCCTGGGGCTTCTGGCCGTACAGAGATGTTTCTTGCTCTGGGCCTTCAAGTCCAATGCCCCTTTACCAAACGTCATCTACCCGTGGACATGTGGAGTCGTCTAGTCATTGCAGTGGCCAGTATGTGTATGTATGCCAATTTTGCAAGGCTGCTCGTGAATACATGTATGTATCTCACATACACGGTTTGCTGCAGCCACTAGGATTTCCTTGGTACTAACCTTGAATAAGCTACAAAACGTTGTGCCTGTTCTATCACGAATCAGTTAGTCTATATCAACAGACGTGCCAGCAGATCGACATGTGAAGGTCTATGTTGTATTGTCTCCTTGAGTCTCCCTGGCAGAGAGGGGTTTAAGAAGTTTAAAGGGATGAGAGAGACATGTagaaagaaacccccccccccccccagaaTAACGATAAATAGTTGTTACTTGTATTGCTGCAGGTCCATCAATATACATATATATACCGTTCGTTCCTTTCAAGGCACACAAAGATTCTGTATCCAGTTCAACAATAGGATTGGTAGATGAGGTGTTCTATAATGCTACTAGTGATCTATATGCCAGGCGAAGCTTAATTATATAGAGTCTAATGCAGTGGTTATTCCTAAGCATTGGCGGAAGTGACAAAGCTTAGTTGTTTTTATTCATTACTTCTGCATATCAGTCGTCAAAGTAATCCCTCGGGTATCGTTCGGGCAAATGTCCCTCAAGAGATATTTTTGTTGATTTTCATGTTGTTGGACACAATTACCTAAGCCAACAGCTAGCTTAGAAGCTGATATCTTCTTTGCGGTAGTGGTCTGACACAATGCGGTAAAGGTATGACGGGGCATGGCCGCCGCTGGAGTAGAAGAAGCAAAGTTAGTTTTATGAAGAAATGAGACCAATGAGTGGGGTGGGTGCTTAAAACTTACAGGTTAGTGATGTAAAGATCGACGAGCTCTGCGGGAACGTAGTCGTAGATGGGGTTTTGGACATCGATCAGGTCGACGAGATCACCTTCTTCGTATGGGAGGACCTTGCTCGGGTCACCGTATTCAATGAGCGAGTCGAAGTCGAATGGATAGACAGGGCTGAGTTTATAAACACCGCTCACGACGACGACGGGGGTCTGGTGGACCTTGGCGGCACGGGCGATGACACGGGTGCCAGCTGCGGCGACGAGGCCACCGTTGGCGAGGACGGAGTGTGTGCCGAGGatgaccttgttgactcgtGACATGAGAGCAAAGACGGCAGAGTCTGGGATGAGGATCACGGTGATGCCGTGCTCGATCAGCGGCTTCTGGAATGCTTCCAAGCCTAGATTGTCATCGTCGCCAACAGCGCTACCACTGATGGTGGCGTGCGTAGCTTCGTGGTTATTGGGATACGACTCTGCGTGAATGACGGTAAACTTTCGCTTTGCGGCGGCCTTGAGCAGGAATTTTTGGACGGTGGTCGAGGATGTGTGGGTAAGGATGATTTCGTTGGAGTGAATATGGTCCAATGCGTAGGCAGCGATCTGATCATCCACCTGACCGAGCTCATCAATGATCTCGCCAATACCCTCAAGCACTTCAGCTCGTACGTCTTTGCTTGGACCGTGGGCAGGGAGGCGTCCGCTTGGAGAGGAGGAGCCCGGGGTGCTGGGAAGTGAGTTCTCGGGTTCGGGATGGGAGAGAAGGCTGAACATAGAGGTCAGAACAGGGCGAGAGGACCTTTCCTCGGACCGAAAGGAGGGTGAGTCGCGATCCAAGGGCACAGATGGATCTATGAATCTATGAGTCACTGCGTAGATTTGGTACCAGAACTTGGCACTCACCGTCATATGCCCGGGGTGTTTGTGGCTGACTCTCGGACCCAATGTCGCTAAGAGCGAACTCAGCGTCGCGATCATCTTCCGCTTCGTCGCGAATAAGACCTAGGACACGGCGCACGATATTGCCCACAACCATCTCGCGCGGTTGCGCAGCCATTAGTCGCCTGCCTACACTCTGCACCCGCTCAATAAGCTTTGCTGGATCTGTTGTGCGGCATGCTGAGATTACGCTCCGTAGCAAGTAGGCGGTAGCTGTGGCACATGATCGCGAATGGCGGATTTGACGGCGCTTGAGCAGTCTGGTTGAAACATGCAATGTTAGCAAGTAAGATCGTCGGTGGGGAGTAGCCGTCATGATTAGAAGCCTCGAGATACGCACGAAATCAGAGTCTCAATAGAGGTATCGATCGGGTTTGTCTTGAGGCACTTGAGGAATGACCCCAGGCCCGGTGTCAGGGCCAACGAGGAAGACGGCATAGGAGGTGGGATGTTGGGAGGAAATCTGCGCGTTGTCAGCGGGGGTTTGAGGGATGGTGGTGTGcaattttgagtatttgaCATACCAAATTTCAGAGCCGAGCCACACAGAGCAGGTTGTAAGTCGAAAGGTGATCAAGATATTCTCGGATTCTCGCACGAAGAGCCCGAGAGTGGGAGAGACAAAGAATGATTTTCTGCCGTTTGATCTTGTCCGCTTCCCCACATTCATTGATCCTCGCTCTATTGTCTCGGCTTCGGCTTTCTTATTGGTGTTCTTCCAGTTTTCGCATTTCTAGTATTTCTTTTCTCGTTTTAGATTGCTTTGTATCGGCCTTGAAAAGCTTGTGGTATAAATCAGATTGGACTTGCGGAAGAACTTCCGAGGCACGGGTGACTGGCGCATTGAGGTTAGAACAGCTCACACCTCCTTGCGATCCCCCTCTTTCCCTCTGACTACCATCAAATCCCTACATACTTGTCTCATGGACCGATTCAAGTGGCTTTGGTGATTTGCTCACGATCCATTTGTCAATAGATCGCTGCGCCCCTGTCTCCCGTGACGCCTTGAGGGAAGATGAACTCGTTGAACATCCTGTCCTCGCGAGTCATTGGCCAGTCTTCTAGCTCTTCACGCCACAGATCGCAGTCCCAAGGCGATAGCAAACGTGTACCTCTACCGTCAGACCTCTCGAAACTCCGGTCTTATAGTGAGGATAACTTTCGGTCCCTCGACCCCACCGAGAAGAGCTACGACGATGGACCGCTCGTGGACGAAGATGGGGAGGAGGATACCGCATATGACTTAGATGAGAAGACACAGTTACTGCATGAAGCTCACAAGAATGGCACGCTCACTGCTCGAAGTACTTGGCGACTAATAACTCAACGGTTTTTCGATGCGATCACGGAAACCATCAAGTTCATTCTGTCCACGTTTGCTGCACCCGGTGTGTATTTGGCTCAATGCTTTCAGGCTGATGATGGACGCTACTCGCTTCTTGCACCTGTTCATAAATTACGGCGCTCCTCTGCAGACCCAACGACCCGGTCGGCTAAAGGGACGACCCGGGTAGAAGGTCGGCGTCGCAGTGGCTCCCCCCGGAAGCTCCGACCTCAAGGCTCTCATGAATCTATTGTGTCAACAACGCCAGAGTCCGAAACAGACCGACGGAAAAACAAAAATCTATCAAGCGGTAGACACCGACCCACCAAGACAAAAGGCCACGATCCAGATCCAATCCCAGAAGGGGAAGAGCCTGAGCACCCGCCTCGTCGGTCTATACGAATCAAGCTCCATAATGAAGAATATCTCAAGCGGCAGAGACTAGGAGAATCCCAGGGTGCAAATTTAGGACATCCGATGCCTGGGGGTGTCTCTCGAGTCCAGGGGGCTGTCCATCTAGACAGCTTAAAATCCCCAACCTCTCCAAACATCCACCGCATAACGAAGTACCCACACTCTCCAACCCCACCGCGTCCGCTCCTCCCGTCACGAGTACCTTCATATACTGCAGCTCCCCGCAATGCTAGACCCCCGCAGAAGACCTTGGTGCTGGATCTCGATGAGACCCTAATCCACTCGCTCGCCAAGGGTGGCCGGATGTCCAGTGGTCACATGGTCGAGGTTAAGCTCTCGATACCTACGACTACTTCATTTTCCCCTGGCGGACCGCAAACGACCCTGGGCCCTCAGCATCCCATTCTATACTATGTCCATAAGCGACCACACTGCGATGAATTCCTGCGCAAAATCAGCAAGTGGTACAAGCTCGTCATCTTTACGGCCAGTGTTCAAGAGTATGCCGACCCTGTAATCGACTGGCTCGAGCAGGAACGGAAATACTTTCAAGGACGCTTATACCGACAGCACTGCACATTCCGTAACGGGGCATACATCAAGGACCTGAGTTCTGTGGAACCAGACCTGAGCAAGGTGATGATTCTGGACAACAGCCCAATGAGTTACATCTTCCACGAAGGTAATATTCACATTTGTCCATCTTAGTGCGCTCGAACTAATTTCTTTTGCCAGATAATGCGATTCCCATCGAAGGCTGGATCAACGACCCCACGGACAACGGTCTGCTCCACTTGATTCCTATGCTCGAAGCTCTACAATATGTCACGGATGTCCGGGCATTTTTGGCACTTCGCCGCGGTGAAATCGAGTCATGATCGTTATCCACATTTGTGTTCATGAATGCGCATGTCGGTTGTGTTGTAGAAGTGACGTCCAACCTTCCAacatgaaaagaaaaaaaaaagagatatcACAGAGCAATGGATGGAATTGGAGGTTGACACGATTACGCAAGCACAGCTATTCATAATCACATTCAGTGTCTCGACTGGTTACTAGCAAGGGAATGAAATCCGTACATATGACCTTGACTTCTCTTGATGAATCTAGCACAGCACATAATAAGATAAGGACTTACAACTCTACAGAAAGCGCCATAACCTTTCCCCCTCTAGTGCTCGTGTTGTTAACAGGAAGTCTGGTCTCCCCTCCAGTGGTGATGTAAAGAACATTGCGATCCTTCTTCGTCCTCCCAAATGCCGCCAACGTAGCGGTCATTAAATCCGCAGAGTTCGTTGAACCCGCAATGATTTCATGAGACCCATTTGGAAAGACCCTAGTAACCATACTATCAACGAGATCCGCCAAAAATGCAACTCCATGCAGgcaagtcatcgccccgtGTATCATCGCTGATAATTTCACAAGGCCCCAAAGCACGACCGGTGTGTAAATCAATTCAAACCCGACAAAAATCCGCTTCGGGCTGTTGGTGTAGTACCAATAATCGTCTATAATCTCCCACCCGTTGACCCCGAGCAACAAACCCATGTCATGATTCGCGGCCATTGTCTCGTCGTGGTGGATCACACTGTAATTGCCGGTGCGGATATCAAGACGCCATAGAAGGCCGAGTTGGGAGTCAGTTATGACGACTGCGTTTCCGTCATCTAGAGCAGCAATGTCATTCAAATCGCCAGCGGGGGGTTTCGCGATCAAAATTAACTCAGGTGTAGTTTCGTGGCCTTTGAGATCAATCGTATAGACTGCATTGGTTGCAACGACTGTATAGATATCTAGGGATAGTTCCGTGATCCCATCTGTGTCTTCGGCATCATCGAAGTGGCGGTCCCAGATAGGCTGAGCTGGGACCTGATGGGATTGAAAGGTCAATTTCCCATCCTAAAGGATTAGCCATCTGTGAAGGGTGTGGGGCACCGCCGGGAAACATAAAAGTGCCGGGGAATCATCATCATGTAAGAAAGAGCAGACATGCCGGGGTTCTTTTTGTAAAGCTGTGAAGCGGAATGAGTAGGATTACTTGAAAACCGCGTGTTTATGGATGTAACTACAACAGTACAGGGTGATTAACAATATACGCTTGGCTGCATTGTGCCCAGGTGCCCAGGTGGTCATGTACCGACCAGGTGCTTGGTAATACAACCTTTGGCTAGACTGCTGTTGCAGCGAGATAGAGCCCCGATTTTACCACTACTAACACTACAGCCTGCATTAAGATAGCAGGTTGTGGTCCTAGGTACAAAGCCATAAGCAaccgcaaaaaaaaaattccaattTCTCTTCCAGGATGTCAAGGGGTGAGTATAATATCtagagaaagatctttgggGGTGGAAATTGTCTTTGATTTTATTCCTGGATTAATTTGGAAAGTGGAACCTTGTTATTGCATGTGCtgaatctttttttttaaagatCTAGATGGCTCAAAAGTTTCTGCCTTTGTCTTGCTGGATCTACACCATGCGTGCTCCTGTTGCAGGAAGCGTCGTTGGGCACCGAGCTAAAGTCCAAGCATGGCAGGCTGTTTTTGAAgtcttggcctctttcttggcctctttcttggcctctttcttggcctctttcttggcctctttcttggcctctttcttggcctctttcttggcctctttcttggcctctttcttggcctctttcttggcctctttcttggcctctttcttggcttttgTCTTGGCTTCTGCCTGCGGTTGATAGGACATTTCCCTTTCTTAAAGATTGATAATTTAAAAGGGTAGATATCTACAAGGGCTATCTTCAACCACATCAGATGCAACAAATCCTTTATCACTCAGGTATACCATCCAGGGTCTCCTTGCTTACGTTCGGATTTAAGGTCTCAATTTATGCTTTGTCCGGGGTGCTAGCCGAGTGGGTCCCAAAGTGTAAATGTGATTGGTCAGCCAGTGAGTTGCCAACAAAAGTTCAAAGTCGACCCACTTCGATGGTAAAAGTATCCTCTTGGCCATGACGTCCAGTAAGTAGCCTGCATGATGCCCAGGTGCTAAAATGTGATGATAGTTCCATTAACCCCGACAATTAGAGTGAGACTGCTTGGCGCTTAAGGTGCCAGTATTCGCGGGTATTACCATTGTCGACGGAGGAGCCGGAGATAAATAATTCATCCTTTGCCTTTGTCATTCTTGGCACAAATGGTTTTGCATTCGCCCTAATGATAGTTCCAAGGGCCAATCAGCAAACTGTTTTTTTCCTGAGTATGTTCTTGGTATGCGTACCATGGACTGCACAGGATTTCCCGGCTCTCCTCTCTTGCTCTGGCCGCAGCAGCGCCGTTTCTGTAAGGTTACGTCATGCTCCCCACGACGAGCAATCTCTATGGTACATTCCGCTACGTTTTGGACAAGCTGCTAGAAAATCGTATGGAATCTGGCAACACATCTTGAGAGCCGTAGGTCTTCAATTTCTCCAATTGATCTTTCGCTACCGTGCATAGTCTAGAATTGAGTATACAACGACAATGTCAATCCGCAGGCCGTCCGCGCATCAACGTCGTGCCCGACATGAAAAATTACGATTTACTGAGAAGGGCACTTTCCAAATATCAGTTTTTGGCGATTTACATTTTGCTGAAGGTACGATGATAGACTCGAACTACTGTTTCGGGACGCTAACTATATTCAAAGATGATGAGGCGGATAAAAATTCCACACGGGTCATGAACAGCGTTCTTTCGTCAGAGGAAGTGCAACTCGTGGTACTCAATGGGGATTTAATCTCGGGTGAGGCAACGCAAGGCTCCACCAACCCTAGTCTCTACGTTGATCGGATTGTTGCACCACTAGTCGATCGTGGTTTACCATGGGCATCGACTTATGGGAACCATGACAGCGAGATTAATCTGGATCCCGAGGAGATATTTCGTCAAGAGACAAAATATCAGAACAGTTTAACCCAGAGAAGGGTTTGGGGGTCTACTGCCGGCATCACGAACTATTACCTGCCAATCTTTTCACATGAAGCCTCGGAAGACAGTACTCCAGTATTTATATTGTGGTTTTTCGACAGCCAAGGTGGTCATTTTGCCTTGACAGAGAACGAAGAGCGCAAGTCAGTCCCGAGACAGAACTGGGTAGATGATGCGGTAGGTATCACAGCCTGGATGGAACTCTAGGGCTCCGACATCTTCTCGGACTTGATCAGAGATTTTAAGTTGGGTTTTCATAGACTGACTTATGACAGGTTGTTGAGTGGTTTCTAGAAGCCAATTCAAACCTGTCATTCACCTACGGGCAGACTATCCCATCTCTCGCCTTCGTCCATATCCCAGTTCATCCAATGCGCGCATTTCAGGAATCTGGCGTCAGCCCAACCCGAGAACCAGGAATCAATGGGGAACGAGTCCAGGAGCAAGGCTATGATGCCGATGCCGGCTATCAGTCTCAAGACTTCCCACTAATAAGCGCTCTGCTGAATACCACGGGGCTGGCTGCGACTTTCAGTGGCCATGATCACGATAATGACTGGTATGGATTCCTTTACGCTAGACATCCTCTCCTTGGCTCAAAGTCACAACACAAAAGATGGTGGTTGACTAAtctcctttctttttgataGGTGCTTCAAGTGGGATAGTAAACTTCCTGGTCTCAATGTCACGGGAAATGGGATGAACATGTGCTACGGCCGGCACACGGGATATGGAGGGTACGGCGAATGGGCGCGTGGTGGAAGACAGATTTTGTTAGATCAGCGGTCGCTTGGGGATGATGTGCGGACTTGGATTCGGATGGAAAATGGGTTAATTTCAGGCGATGTTCATCTCAATGCGACATACGGCCAAGATCGATATGGGTTATCGGAGAAGAGGCTCATCGAGCAACATAGTGGTGgtctttctccttctcctcaatACTTGGGTGTCATCTATTTGTGgatgtttcttttttctggACTGATATCTAGGGTTTGATTTATGGTAAATGATTCAGTGTTGTCAATAGAAGTGGGTAGGGCAACAAGTCCCATGAATTAAGGGATTGGTCATGATTCGCTTTCTGGGGATGTTGTGAGCGTGTAAAACCGTGGAGTCACACAGTTCCCCTTGCCTCGAAGATAGCTGGTAAGGCCCGATCACCTCAACTTGGGGCTTTTTgcgagagaaaaagaaaacaaaattgAACGAAAGCTGTGAGACGAAGAGGTCGCTCTTGGTGTTGATATGAGGCCGAATGGCCATCAGTGGCAGATGTGTCTTGTGCCTTGTGTCTCAGCCGCTGAGCGGATCATTGTTTTGGAAAACGGGTGATGTTCTCTATGGTCGTCGCATTATGAGAGCTCAAGGACTGCCTGCGCCGGCGAAGAAAGTAGCAAATCGGTAAGGAGTAGTTGTGTTTTCTAAGCGCTCGCCCCTAGCTCACTTCAAGCTGCAAGTGTTTATTCCCCCGATCGCAGCTGGTTTGCCTCTGTCTTCCAGGAGGGTTCACATTGACTTACCATCTGAATCCCACCATGATCATAGAGTGAAATGAGACAGGGGTCATACACGAAGTATGGTCTGGACCTGCGAAACCCCGAGAGATGAAACACAGCCCTGTCTCAAAAGAGAACTCTCCCACCCCTGACGTCAGAGACCCCTGGGCCCCACCTCGCTGCCCCAGTCCCACAGGTGTGAACCAAATGCGGTCATTGGAAGAAAGATCTTAGGGCTTTTAAGAGCGAACATCAGGGCTGAATGTGAAGAACCAGATTAGACCCTGAGTAGGGAATTAGGGGTGTTAATCATTTACCTAACACAAGAACTATAGGAAGAAATCACAAGATTTGAAGTATTACATTATCCCATATGGTTACCCTGTCCATACACAAATCATCGAATCTAAAAACCAAGAGGTCCCAAGTTCCCTATCTGTCGAATAGCTTGTCCCATCTTTACCCGCGTTATACAATATAGGCTTGGCAGAGTTTTGAGGGGGTCAACAATGTTTGTGCATACTATATCAAAAAAGGATGCTGTCCAACTCTTCAGGTTGAAGTATACAGTTGAGGGTTTTGTGTAGGATTGACGAAGAGGGTCAAGTCCAGCCAAACACGGAGATAGTCTCACGTCCCGTCGATCTGATAGACTTGTAAGCTCTCAATTCGCAAATTTAAATAAAGCATCTCGGAGTCCGGCTAACCAATGATGAAAATGGACAATGGCACAGCCGAGGATAGAAGAAGGCAGCAGGTGAAAGACCTAGAAAGCTCTGAGAATTTTTCTGCTCTCCAGGAATCCCAAATGAACTCTCTGGTATGAATCCAATTTTTTGTCGGTCCGGTCCCACAGATTTGAGTAGACGATTGCAGACGGAAATGGAGCTTCGCAAGAAGAGTCAACGTGAGATCACCATCGCAGAAAATGCAGTGAATTTGACCTTGAGGTTCGTAGTCCCCAACTATGCAATTCTGCTCAAATGGTTCTACCAGAGCTGGCTGGTAGCTGCAATTCATTGAATTTGATTGTTGATTCTTCCTTTGCGGTGCCTAAGAAATGAAACCTAGATGGATAGATTCCTTTAGTACAATAAGCAGTTCCTATATCCCCAATTCGTTCCGTTGCAACCACTGAAGCCACAGAAATGAAATTATTGGGAGTGTTGAGGATAATAGCATGACAGCGAACGGAGCCAACTAGGGCATCGACCTTTGGTTGTTGAATGTTTCTGTTCTGTGCAGGACCTTGGCTTCTGCTACATCTACGATATTCGCCACCTTTGTAGTTTAGCCCACAAAATTGGCCAAGGGCGAACTAACTCTCGGAGCATTCAGATCGCTAGGGCTTCTGGGGTCACGTCCATTTACGCAGAACTAGAAATCTTAGCCTTAAATGCAGATCGATTTGCTTGTACGCGCCACAGGCTGAATTTTGATTTTCAAACGTAACAACCGTTTTTCAATTGAATAAGAAATGCGCATCATCTATGCTACTCAGTACCAGAAAAGAACTCGTCGGCTTCCCTTGCCAATCCCCAACTGATTTTGTACCCATTTGCTCCCGCACCGTAACAAGAGATCAGGGGAAGAGGGTTCCTAGTATGGTCCACTAACTGCCCCGTGACAAAATGCAGTCCACCACGTCTCATTGGGCGCCGAGCAACGTAGACTTGCTTTATATCAAACCCATTCGTCGAAGCCAGTTCATCCACCTGCTCGTCAATCATTTCTGGGCATAGATCTCTCACCCTCTTTAGAACAGCGTCAGTTGAAGCATCATCAATGTCCTCAGACCTGATGAGCGTTAGAATCACTCCACCCTAGGGGGGgaataaatgaattcaaaacgTACCAGTTATGAGGCTCCTTCGTCCCACCTATAACAGTCCCACCACCCAGAGGTCGAGGTATAATGACCGTAGAGGAACCATCACTCCAATGGTGACTGATAGTTTTGTCACAGTGATTCGAGACGATGATGAATTGACCCCGCGAGGGGAACGACGCGGGATCTCCAAACCCCCTCCCACTTGCATCGATGACAGCCGAAACAAGACCGCTCTCATCCTGGGATTGGTTCTCCCGATAGACAGATAACCCCTGCTCTAGGCCCGTCAAATGAGCTCGAATGAACCGAGCCCCTTGCGCCTCTGCACGCGTCTGTAACCACTTCAAATAAACGGGCGAGTTCAGGACCCAACTGCGGTAGGTTACGGCTAGCTGGATAGACGGATGTTGAGGGGGGTATTCTGTAGGGTGAAGAATCCGAAAGTCCGGC
It contains:
- a CDS encoding NLI interacting factor, whose amino-acid sequence is MVVCNFEYLTYQISEPSHTEQVVSRKVIKIFSDSRTKSPRVGETKNDFLPFDLVRFPTFIDPRSIVSASAFLLVFFQLDLRKNFRGTGDWRIEIAAPLSPSSSSSRHRSQSQGDSKRVPLPSDLSKLRSYSEDNFRSLDPTEKSYDDGPLVDEDGEEDTAYDLDEKTQLLHEAHKNGTLTARSTWRLITQRFFDAITETIKFILSTFAAPGVYLAQCFQADDGRYSLLAPVHKLRRSSADPTTRSAKGTTRVEGRRRSGSPRKLRPQGSHESIVSTTPESETDRRKNKNLSSGRHRPTKTKGHDPDPIPEGEEPEHPPRRSIRIKLHNEEYLKRQRLGESQGANLGHPMPGGVSRVQGAVHLDSLKSPTSPNIHRITKYPHSPTPPRPLLPSRVPSYTAAPRNARPPQKTLVLDLDETLIHSLAKGGRMSSGHMVEVKLSIPTTTSFSPGGPQTTLGPQHPILYYVHKRPHCDEFLRKISKWYKLVIFTASVQEYADPVIDWLEQERKYFQGRLYRQHCTFRNGAYIKDLSSVEPDLSKVMILDNSPMSYIFHEDNAIPIEGWINDPTDNGLLHLIPMLEALQYVTDVRAFLALRRGEIES
- a CDS encoding Translation regulator GCD7, which produces MPSSSLALTPGLGSFLKCLKTNPIDTSIETLISLLKRRQIRHSRSCATATAYLLRSVISACRTTDPAKLIERVQSVGRRLMAAQPREMVVGNIVRRVLGLIRDEAEDDRDAEFALSDIGSESQPQTPRAYDDPSVPLDRDSPSFRSEERSSRPVLTSMFSLLSHPEPENSLPSTPGSSSPSGRLPAHGPSKDVRAEVLEGIGEIIDELGQVDDQIAAYALDHIHSNEIILTHTSSTTVQKFLLKAAAKRKFTVIHAESYPNNHEATHATISGSAVGDDDNLGLEAFQKPLIEHGITVILIPDSAVFALMSRVNKVILGTHSVLANGGLVAAAGTRVIARAAKVHQTPVVVVSGVYKLSPVYPFDFDSLIEYGDPSKVLPYEEGDLVDLIDVQNPIYDYVPAELVDLYITNLGGHAPSYLYRIVSDHYRKEDISF
- a CDS encoding Divalent cation-transporting ATPase (P-type), which gives rise to MSYQPQAEAKTKAKKEAKKEAKKEAKKEAKKEAKKEAKKEAKKEAKKEAKKEAKKEAKKEAKTSKTACHAWTLARCPTTLPATGARMV
- a CDS encoding Metallophosphoesterase, with protein sequence MSIRRPSAHQRRARHEKLRFTEKGTFQISVFGDLHFAEDDEADKNSTRVMNSVLSSEEVQLVVLNGDLISGEATQGSTNPSLYVDRIVAPLVDRGLPWASTYGNHDSEINLDPEEIFRQETKYQNSLTQRRVWGSTAGITNYYLPIFSHEASEDSTPVFILWFFDSQGGHFALTENEERKSVPRQNWVDDAVVEWFLEANSNLSFTYGQTIPSLAFVHIPVHPMRAFQESGVSPTREPGINGERVQEQGYDADAGYQSQDFPLISALLNTTGLAATFSGHDHDNDWCFKWDSKLPGLNVTGNGMNMCYGRHTGYGGYGEWARGGRQILLDQRSLGDDVRTWIRMENGLISGDVHLNATYGQDRYGLSEKRLIEQHSGGLSPSPQYLGVIYLWMFLFSGLISRV
- a CDS encoding Six-bladed beta-propeller TolB-like protein, which produces MQPSVPAQPIWDRHFDDAEDTDGITELSLDIYTVVATNAVYTIDLKGHETTPELILIAKPPAGDLNDIAALDDGNAVVITDSQLGLLWRLDIRTGNYSVIHHDETMAANHDMGLLLGVNGWEIIDDYWYYTNSPKRIFVGFELIYTPVVLWGLVKLSAMIHGAMTCLHGVAFLADLVDSMVTRVFPNGSHEIIAGSTNSADLMTATLAAFGRTKKDRNVLYITTGGETRLPVNNTSTRGGKVMALSVEL
- a CDS encoding D-amino-acid oxidase codes for the protein MSQGHVVIVGAGVIGLSIAVKLSRYLKVTVIARELPGDVGIDYASPWAGAHFRPTPAKTEDERREQGWMRETYQEFEEIAKHHPEAGVDFIPAVEYFDMADATSFLAEANGYTAWPDFRILHPTEYPPQHPSIQLAVTYRSWVLNSPVYLKWLQTRAEAQGARFIRAHLTGLEQGLSVYRENQSQDESGLVSAVIDASGRGFGDPASFPSRGQFIIVSNHCDKTISHHWSDGSSTVIIPRPLGGGTVIGGTKEPHNWSEDIDDASTDAVLKRVRDLCPEMIDEQVDELASTNGFDIKQVYVARRPMRRGGLHFVTGQLVDHTRNPLPLISCYGAGANGYKISWGLAREADEFFSGTE